A section of the Larus michahellis chromosome 1, bLarMic1.1, whole genome shotgun sequence genome encodes:
- the EIF5B gene encoding eukaryotic translation initiation factor 5B isoform X1, with translation MGKKQKNKSEDSAKDDIDIDALAAEIEGAGAAKEQEPQKSKGKKKKEKKKQDFDEDDILKELEELSIEAQGGKVDREPSTGKVENDNEESLSKQDKKRKGKSKKANQENDYDSEEVEDKDKKSKKTQKAKQDMLSGSDDDDHETQLKKSKGKTQRSNKKHDLSEEDETNIKKSKERAASTGGSGDESDDVSQSRKGQKKNQKPKSTPAAESGDDEEEPSFKVKTVAQKKAEKKERERKKREEEKAKLRKQKEKEELEGGGKELAKPKEAPKKAEEKASPEVAATSGPGEKGEPPAGTEADDNEGDKKKKDKKKKKGEKEEKEKEKKKGPSKATVKAMQEALAKMKEEEERAKREEEERIRRLEELEAKRKEEERLEQERKERKKQKEKERKERLKKEGKLLTKAQREARARAEATLKLLQAQGVEVPSKDSVPKKRPIYEDKKKKKQQQMENKEESVEVTSPAEDAVELETPVKEEIPLPVEPEEKEEEEETEDGGLDDWEAMVSDEDGEKESKPVHIEVKEQNEVEEEEDEEEEDEEEEEESEESEDSEGSEDEDEKTSDEREADSQAIGKQSVEKKPGKEMSSDSEYDSDDDRTKEERAYDKAKRRIEKRRAENSKNMNTEKLRAPVICVLGHVDTGKTKILDKLRHTHVQDSEAGGITQQIGATNVPLEAINEQTKMVKNFDRENIKIPGMLIIDTPGHESFSNLRNRGSSLCDIAILVVDIMHGLEPQTIESINLLKSKKCPFIVALNKIDRLYDWKKSPDTDVAVTLKKQKKNTKDEFEERAKAIIVEFAKQGLNAALFYENKDPRTFVSLVPTSAHTGDGMGSLIALLVELTQTMLTKRLAECQELRAQVMEVKALPGMGTTIDVILINGRLREGDTIIVPGVEGPIVTQIRGLLLPPPMKELRVKNQYEKHKEVVAAQGVKILGKDLEKTLAGLPLLVAYKEDEVPVLKDELIHELKQTLNAIKLEEKGVYVQASTLGSLEALLEFLKTSEVPYSGINIGPVHKKDVMKASVMLEHDPQYAVILAFDVRIERDAQEMADSLGVRIFSAEIIYHLFDAFTKYRQDYKKQKQEEFKHIAVFPCKMKILPQFIFNSRDPIVMGVVVEAGQVKQGTPMCVPSKNFVEIGIVTSIEVNHKPVEVAKKGQEVCVKIEPIPGESPKMYGRHFEATDILVSKISRQSIDALKDWFRDEMQKSDWQLIVELKKVFEII, from the exons tGCAAAAGATGATATTGATATTGATGCCCTTGCTGCTGAGATAGAAGGTGCAGGAGCCGCAAAGGAGCAAGAGCCTCAGAAAtccaaaggcaaaaagaaaaaagagaagaagaaacaggattttga tgaaGATGATATCCTGAAGGAGCTGGAAGAACTGTCAATAGAGGCGCAAGGAGGGAAAGTTGACAGGGAACCTTCTACAGGAAAG GTTGAAAATGACAATGAAGAAAGCTTatcaaaacaagataaaaaaaggaaaggaaagagtaaaaaagCCAATCAGGAAAATGACTATGACAGTGAGGAAGTGGAAGATAAAGATAAAAAATCTAAGAAaactcagaaagcaaaacaagacatGCTTTCTGGCAGTGATGATGATGATCATGAGACACAGcttaagaaaagcaaagggaaaactCAGAGGTCAAATAAAAAGCACGATCTGTCAGAAGAAGATGAAACTaacattaagaaaagcaaagagcGTGCAGCATCTACAGGTGGGAGTGGTGATGAATCAGATGACGTCTCCCAATCtagaaaaggacaaaagaaaaaccaaaaaccgAAGTCCACTCCCGCTGCTGAAAGTGGGGATGATGAAGAAGAACCTTCATTCAAAGTAAAAACAGTGGCTCagaagaaggcagaaaaaaaagaacgtGAAAGGAAAAAACgtgaggaagaaaaagccaaattgaggaagcagaaagagaaggaagaattaGAAGGTGGTGGTAAAGAACTAGCAAAGCCGAAGGAAGCtccaaaaaaagctgaagagaagGCTTCTCCTGAAGTCGCGGCAACCTCTGGCCCTGGGGAAAAAGGAGAGCCTCCTGCAGGAACAGAGG CTGATGACAATGAgggggacaaaaagaaaaaagacaagaaaaaaaagaagggcgagaaagaagaaaaagagaaagaaaagaaaaagggtcCCAGTAAAGCCACAGTTAAAGCTATGCAAGAAGCCTTGGCTAaaatgaaagaggaggaggaacgggcaaaaagagaggaggaagaacgCATAAGAAGACTGGAGGAACTAGAAGCGAAGCGCAAAGAGGAG GAAAGGCTAgagcaagagaggaaagaaagaaagaaacagaaggaaaaagagaggaaggagcgtttgaagaaggagggaaaacttTTAACAAAAGCTCAACGAGAAGCGAGAGCCAGAGCGGAGGCTACTCTTAAACTACTCCAAGCTCAGG gtgttGAAGTGCCATCCAAAGACTCTGTGCCAAAGAAGAGGCCAATatatgaagacaaaaagaaaaagaagcagcagcagatggaaaataaagaag AAAGTGTGGAGGTAACTTCCCCAGCTGAAGATGCTGTAGAACTGGAAACACCAGTAAAAGAAGAGATTCCTCTTCCAGTAGAGCCAG aagaaaaggaggaagaagaagaaacagaagatgggGGTTTGGATGACTGGGAAGCTATGGTTAGTGATGAAGATGGAGAGAAAG agagcAAACCTGTCCACATTGAAGTCAAGGAACAAAATGAAgtagaggaggaagaggatgaggaagaagaggacgaggaagaggaagaagaaagtgaagaatCTGAAGATAGCGAAGGGAGTGAAGATGAGGATGAAAAGACTTCAGATGAGCGAGAGGCAGACTCCCAAGCTATTGGAAAAcaatctgtggaaaaaaagccCGGCAAGGAAATGAGCTCTGATTCTGAGTACGACTCTGATGATGACCGTACTAAGGAAGAGCGTGCTTATGACAAAGCTAAACGGAGAATTGAG AAGCGACGagctgaaaacagcaaaaatatgaACACTGAAAAGCTTAGAGCACCAGTTATCTGTGTCCTGGGGCATGTAGACACAGGCAAGACCAAAATTTTAGATAAG cTCCGCCATACTCATGTACAGGACAGTGAAGCTGGTGGTATCACTCAGCAGATTGGCGCGACTAATGTTCCTCTTGAAGCTATTAATGAGCaaacaaagatggtgaaaaat TTTGACAGAGAGAACATAAAAATTCCAGGCATGCTGATAATCGACACTCCAGGACATGAGTCTTTCAG CAATCTAAGAAATAGAGGAAGCTCACTTTGTGATATTGCTATACTCGTAGTTGACATCATGCATGGTTTGGAGCCACAGACAATTGAATCAATAAATCTGTTGAAATCTAAGAAATGCCCTTTTATAGTAGCTCTCAACAAG ATCGATAGGTTATACGACTGGAAAAAAAGTCCAGATACAGACGTAGCCGTCactttaaagaagcagaaaaagaatacaaaagatGAATTTGAAGAACGTGCAAAAGCTATCATAGTGGAATTTGCGAAACAG GGCTTGAACGCTGCCTTGTTTTATGAGAATAAGGATCCCCGCACTTTTGTTTCTCTTGTACCTACCTCTGCTCACACAGGGGATGGCATGGGAAGTCTGATAGCTCTTCTCGTTGAGCTAACGCAAACTATGCTGACCAAGAGACTGGCTGAGTGTCAGGAGCTGAGAGCTCAAGTCATGGAG GTTAAAGCACTGCCAGGCATGGGCACTACCATAGATGTTATTCTGATCAATGGACGCCTGAGAGAAGGAGACACGATCATTGTTCCTGGGGTAGAAGGTCCTATAGTAACTCAGATTAGAGgtcttctgctgcctcctcctatGAAGGAGCTACGAGTTAAG AACCAGTATGAAAAGCACAAAGAGGTCGTTGCTGCTCAAGGTGTGAAGATTCTCGGGAAGGATTTGGAAAAAACATTGGCTGGTTTGCCGCTGCTTGTAGCTTATAAGGAGGATGAAGTCCCAGTCCTCAAG GATGAACTAATACACGAACTGAAGCAAACACTGAATGCAATCAAATTAGAAGAGAAAGGTGTTTATGTCCAGGCTTCTACGTTAGGCTCTTTAGAAGCATTACTTGAATTTCTTAAAACATCAGAAGTGCCA TATTCAGGAATTAATATAGGTCCTGTCCATAAAAAAGACGTTATGAAGGCGTCAGTGATGTTGGAGCATGACCCACA ATACGCAGTCATTCTAGCGTTTGATGTGAGGATTGAACGTGATGCACAGGAAATGGCCGATAGTTTAGGAGTTCGAATTTTTAGTGCTGAAATAATTTATCACTTATTTGATGCCTTCACAAAGTATAGACAAGActacaaaaagcagaaacaagaggAATTCAA GCATATAGCAGTATTTCCTTGCAAGATGAAAATACTCCCTCAGTTCATTTTCAACTCTCGTGACCCAATAGTGATGGGTGTAGTGGTGGAGGCTGGCCAGGTGAAGCAGGGGACGCCCATGTGTGTACCTAGCAAAAAC TTTGTTGAAATTGGAATAGTTACAAGTATTGAAGTAAACCATAAGCCAGTGGAGGTTGCAAAGAAAGGCCAAGAAGTATGCGTTAAAATAGAACCTATTCCTGGTGAATCACCAAAAATGTATGGACGACATTTTGAAGCAACAGATATCCTCGTCAGTAAG ATCAGCCGTCAGTCCATCGACGCTCTGAAGGACTGGTTCAGGGATGAAATGCAGAAGTCTGACTGGCAGCTTATAGTAGAGCTGAAGAAAGTGTTTGAAATCATCTAG
- the EIF5B gene encoding eukaryotic translation initiation factor 5B isoform X2: protein MLSGSDDDDHETQLKKSKGKTQRSNKKHDLSEEDETNIKKSKERAASTGGSGDESDDVSQSRKGQKKNQKPKSTPAAESGDDEEEPSFKVKTVAQKKAEKKERERKKREEEKAKLRKQKEKEELEGGGKELAKPKEAPKKAEEKASPEVAATSGPGEKGEPPAGTEADDNEGDKKKKDKKKKKGEKEEKEKEKKKGPSKATVKAMQEALAKMKEEEERAKREEEERIRRLEELEAKRKEEERLEQERKERKKQKEKERKERLKKEGKLLTKAQREARARAEATLKLLQAQGVEVPSKDSVPKKRPIYEDKKKKKQQQMENKEESVEVTSPAEDAVELETPVKEEIPLPVEPEEKEEEEETEDGGLDDWEAMVSDEDGEKESKPVHIEVKEQNEVEEEEDEEEEDEEEEEESEESEDSEGSEDEDEKTSDEREADSQAIGKQSVEKKPGKEMSSDSEYDSDDDRTKEERAYDKAKRRIEKRRAENSKNMNTEKLRAPVICVLGHVDTGKTKILDKLRHTHVQDSEAGGITQQIGATNVPLEAINEQTKMVKNFDRENIKIPGMLIIDTPGHESFSNLRNRGSSLCDIAILVVDIMHGLEPQTIESINLLKSKKCPFIVALNKIDRLYDWKKSPDTDVAVTLKKQKKNTKDEFEERAKAIIVEFAKQGLNAALFYENKDPRTFVSLVPTSAHTGDGMGSLIALLVELTQTMLTKRLAECQELRAQVMEVKALPGMGTTIDVILINGRLREGDTIIVPGVEGPIVTQIRGLLLPPPMKELRVKNQYEKHKEVVAAQGVKILGKDLEKTLAGLPLLVAYKEDEVPVLKDELIHELKQTLNAIKLEEKGVYVQASTLGSLEALLEFLKTSEVPYSGINIGPVHKKDVMKASVMLEHDPQYAVILAFDVRIERDAQEMADSLGVRIFSAEIIYHLFDAFTKYRQDYKKQKQEEFKHIAVFPCKMKILPQFIFNSRDPIVMGVVVEAGQVKQGTPMCVPSKNFVEIGIVTSIEVNHKPVEVAKKGQEVCVKIEPIPGESPKMYGRHFEATDILVSKISRQSIDALKDWFRDEMQKSDWQLIVELKKVFEII, encoded by the exons atGCTTTCTGGCAGTGATGATGATGATCATGAGACACAGcttaagaaaagcaaagggaaaactCAGAGGTCAAATAAAAAGCACGATCTGTCAGAAGAAGATGAAACTaacattaagaaaagcaaagagcGTGCAGCATCTACAGGTGGGAGTGGTGATGAATCAGATGACGTCTCCCAATCtagaaaaggacaaaagaaaaaccaaaaaccgAAGTCCACTCCCGCTGCTGAAAGTGGGGATGATGAAGAAGAACCTTCATTCAAAGTAAAAACAGTGGCTCagaagaaggcagaaaaaaaagaacgtGAAAGGAAAAAACgtgaggaagaaaaagccaaattgaggaagcagaaagagaaggaagaattaGAAGGTGGTGGTAAAGAACTAGCAAAGCCGAAGGAAGCtccaaaaaaagctgaagagaagGCTTCTCCTGAAGTCGCGGCAACCTCTGGCCCTGGGGAAAAAGGAGAGCCTCCTGCAGGAACAGAGG CTGATGACAATGAgggggacaaaaagaaaaaagacaagaaaaaaaagaagggcgagaaagaagaaaaagagaaagaaaagaaaaagggtcCCAGTAAAGCCACAGTTAAAGCTATGCAAGAAGCCTTGGCTAaaatgaaagaggaggaggaacgggcaaaaagagaggaggaagaacgCATAAGAAGACTGGAGGAACTAGAAGCGAAGCGCAAAGAGGAG GAAAGGCTAgagcaagagaggaaagaaagaaagaaacagaaggaaaaagagaggaaggagcgtttgaagaaggagggaaaacttTTAACAAAAGCTCAACGAGAAGCGAGAGCCAGAGCGGAGGCTACTCTTAAACTACTCCAAGCTCAGG gtgttGAAGTGCCATCCAAAGACTCTGTGCCAAAGAAGAGGCCAATatatgaagacaaaaagaaaaagaagcagcagcagatggaaaataaagaag AAAGTGTGGAGGTAACTTCCCCAGCTGAAGATGCTGTAGAACTGGAAACACCAGTAAAAGAAGAGATTCCTCTTCCAGTAGAGCCAG aagaaaaggaggaagaagaagaaacagaagatgggGGTTTGGATGACTGGGAAGCTATGGTTAGTGATGAAGATGGAGAGAAAG agagcAAACCTGTCCACATTGAAGTCAAGGAACAAAATGAAgtagaggaggaagaggatgaggaagaagaggacgaggaagaggaagaagaaagtgaagaatCTGAAGATAGCGAAGGGAGTGAAGATGAGGATGAAAAGACTTCAGATGAGCGAGAGGCAGACTCCCAAGCTATTGGAAAAcaatctgtggaaaaaaagccCGGCAAGGAAATGAGCTCTGATTCTGAGTACGACTCTGATGATGACCGTACTAAGGAAGAGCGTGCTTATGACAAAGCTAAACGGAGAATTGAG AAGCGACGagctgaaaacagcaaaaatatgaACACTGAAAAGCTTAGAGCACCAGTTATCTGTGTCCTGGGGCATGTAGACACAGGCAAGACCAAAATTTTAGATAAG cTCCGCCATACTCATGTACAGGACAGTGAAGCTGGTGGTATCACTCAGCAGATTGGCGCGACTAATGTTCCTCTTGAAGCTATTAATGAGCaaacaaagatggtgaaaaat TTTGACAGAGAGAACATAAAAATTCCAGGCATGCTGATAATCGACACTCCAGGACATGAGTCTTTCAG CAATCTAAGAAATAGAGGAAGCTCACTTTGTGATATTGCTATACTCGTAGTTGACATCATGCATGGTTTGGAGCCACAGACAATTGAATCAATAAATCTGTTGAAATCTAAGAAATGCCCTTTTATAGTAGCTCTCAACAAG ATCGATAGGTTATACGACTGGAAAAAAAGTCCAGATACAGACGTAGCCGTCactttaaagaagcagaaaaagaatacaaaagatGAATTTGAAGAACGTGCAAAAGCTATCATAGTGGAATTTGCGAAACAG GGCTTGAACGCTGCCTTGTTTTATGAGAATAAGGATCCCCGCACTTTTGTTTCTCTTGTACCTACCTCTGCTCACACAGGGGATGGCATGGGAAGTCTGATAGCTCTTCTCGTTGAGCTAACGCAAACTATGCTGACCAAGAGACTGGCTGAGTGTCAGGAGCTGAGAGCTCAAGTCATGGAG GTTAAAGCACTGCCAGGCATGGGCACTACCATAGATGTTATTCTGATCAATGGACGCCTGAGAGAAGGAGACACGATCATTGTTCCTGGGGTAGAAGGTCCTATAGTAACTCAGATTAGAGgtcttctgctgcctcctcctatGAAGGAGCTACGAGTTAAG AACCAGTATGAAAAGCACAAAGAGGTCGTTGCTGCTCAAGGTGTGAAGATTCTCGGGAAGGATTTGGAAAAAACATTGGCTGGTTTGCCGCTGCTTGTAGCTTATAAGGAGGATGAAGTCCCAGTCCTCAAG GATGAACTAATACACGAACTGAAGCAAACACTGAATGCAATCAAATTAGAAGAGAAAGGTGTTTATGTCCAGGCTTCTACGTTAGGCTCTTTAGAAGCATTACTTGAATTTCTTAAAACATCAGAAGTGCCA TATTCAGGAATTAATATAGGTCCTGTCCATAAAAAAGACGTTATGAAGGCGTCAGTGATGTTGGAGCATGACCCACA ATACGCAGTCATTCTAGCGTTTGATGTGAGGATTGAACGTGATGCACAGGAAATGGCCGATAGTTTAGGAGTTCGAATTTTTAGTGCTGAAATAATTTATCACTTATTTGATGCCTTCACAAAGTATAGACAAGActacaaaaagcagaaacaagaggAATTCAA GCATATAGCAGTATTTCCTTGCAAGATGAAAATACTCCCTCAGTTCATTTTCAACTCTCGTGACCCAATAGTGATGGGTGTAGTGGTGGAGGCTGGCCAGGTGAAGCAGGGGACGCCCATGTGTGTACCTAGCAAAAAC TTTGTTGAAATTGGAATAGTTACAAGTATTGAAGTAAACCATAAGCCAGTGGAGGTTGCAAAGAAAGGCCAAGAAGTATGCGTTAAAATAGAACCTATTCCTGGTGAATCACCAAAAATGTATGGACGACATTTTGAAGCAACAGATATCCTCGTCAGTAAG ATCAGCCGTCAGTCCATCGACGCTCTGAAGGACTGGTTCAGGGATGAAATGCAGAAGTCTGACTGGCAGCTTATAGTAGAGCTGAAGAAAGTGTTTGAAATCATCTAG